A single genomic interval of Alistipes provencensis harbors:
- a CDS encoding FecR family protein: MEKRVDGFLNWDDTLKNAGEEGSSLSSDYMAAVAEDKKLCEEYKTCRNISAAFALRELPEDAEEGRKAYDVFRKNCRKMLFRRISHSAVRYAAAVLLTAGITWGITARFGQSSSGDAPYTVSAPWGQRAEVKLGDGTQVWLNAGSTLSCSAGFATGQREVHISGEAFFEVARDEHRPFIVSTGDMKIKVLGTKFNVSAYEPAAATISLVEGAVEVTAGSSAEGSVNMKPEDQVHYANGELRLSHGFNHDELLWREGIHAFRNATLREIAGQLEFYYHTNIVIRNPEAATARYSGKFRQKDGVYEILRLLQQAQGFSITKDDSTGVIYID, from the coding sequence ATGGAAAAACGGGTCGATGGATTTCTGAACTGGGACGACACCCTGAAAAATGCCGGAGAAGAGGGTAGCAGCCTGTCGTCGGACTATATGGCCGCCGTGGCCGAAGACAAAAAGCTCTGCGAGGAGTATAAAACCTGCCGCAACATCTCCGCGGCCTTCGCGCTCCGGGAACTTCCGGAGGATGCGGAAGAGGGCCGCAAGGCATACGATGTATTTCGAAAAAACTGCCGAAAGATGCTTTTCAGACGTATTTCACACAGCGCAGTCCGCTACGCCGCCGCCGTACTTCTGACTGCAGGGATCACTTGGGGAATAACGGCCCGTTTCGGGCAGTCCTCGTCCGGCGATGCCCCCTATACAGTTTCGGCACCGTGGGGACAACGGGCCGAGGTGAAGCTCGGCGACGGCACGCAAGTGTGGCTCAATGCCGGTTCGACACTGTCCTGTTCCGCCGGGTTTGCAACCGGGCAACGGGAGGTCCATATCTCGGGAGAAGCGTTCTTCGAGGTGGCCCGCGACGAGCATCGGCCGTTCATCGTCTCGACGGGAGACATGAAAATCAAGGTATTGGGCACCAAGTTTAACGTTTCGGCCTACGAGCCCGCCGCAGCCACCATCTCGCTCGTGGAGGGCGCCGTAGAGGTGACGGCCGGCAGCTCGGCCGAAGGGTCGGTGAACATGAAACCCGAAGATCAGGTCCACTATGCAAACGGTGAACTGCGGCTGTCCCATGGGTTCAACCACGATGAACTGCTGTGGCGAGAAGGCATCCATGCCTTCCGGAACGCCACGCTCCGGGAGATCGCCGGACAGTTGGAATTCTACTACCATACGAATATCGTTATCCGCAATCCGGAGGCCGCTACCGCCCGCTACTCGGGTAAATTCCGGCAGAAGGACGGTGTCTACGAGATCCTGCGGCTATTGCAGCAGGCGCAGGGCTTCAGCATCACCAAGGACGATTCGACAGGAGTGATCTACATCGACTGA
- a CDS encoding GDP-L-fucose synthase family protein, translating to MEKSAKIYVAGHRGMVGSAIVRELQRQGYTNIVTRTHRELDLTRQDAVERFFAEEKPEYVFLAAAKVGGIEANQSALADFMYENMILEMNVIHAAWQNGCKKLEFLGSSCIYPRMAPQPMKESCLLTSELEKTNEAYALAKISGLKYCEYLNRQYGTNYISVMPTNLYGPNDNYHPTHSHVLPALIRRFHEAKEQKLPYVTCWGDGSPLREFLYVDDLANLCVFLMNNYSGNETVNAGTGKELSIKELTELVAKVIGYGGEIRWDTSKPNGTPRKLLDVSKAAALGWTYKTELEEGIRLSYRDFLENPMRAER from the coding sequence ATGGAAAAGAGTGCTAAAATATACGTCGCCGGGCATCGGGGCATGGTCGGATCGGCGATCGTGCGTGAGTTGCAGCGGCAGGGATATACGAATATCGTTACCCGTACGCATCGGGAGCTGGACCTTACGCGTCAGGACGCTGTCGAACGATTTTTCGCCGAAGAGAAGCCGGAGTATGTCTTTCTGGCGGCGGCGAAAGTCGGTGGTATCGAGGCCAACCAGAGTGCTCTGGCGGACTTCATGTACGAGAATATGATCCTTGAGATGAATGTTATCCATGCGGCGTGGCAGAACGGCTGTAAGAAGCTGGAATTCCTCGGCTCTTCGTGCATCTATCCGCGCATGGCACCTCAGCCGATGAAGGAGTCGTGTCTGCTGACCTCGGAACTCGAAAAAACGAACGAGGCGTATGCGCTGGCAAAGATCTCGGGACTGAAGTACTGCGAGTATCTCAACCGCCAGTATGGCACGAATTATATCAGCGTAATGCCGACCAATCTTTATGGGCCGAACGATAACTACCATCCGACGCACAGCCATGTGCTGCCGGCACTGATCCGCCGTTTCCATGAAGCCAAGGAACAAAAACTGCCATATGTCACCTGCTGGGGCGACGGGAGTCCGTTGCGCGAGTTCCTCTATGTGGATGACCTCGCCAACCTGTGCGTATTCCTGATGAACAATTACAGCGGCAACGAGACGGTCAATGCCGGGACGGGTAAGGAACTTTCGATCAAGGAACTGACGGAACTCGTGGCGAAAGTGATCGGTTACGGCGGAGAGATTCGGTGGGACACCTCGAAACCCAACGGTACGCCCCGCAAACTGCTGGATGTGTCGAAGGCTGCGGCGCTCGGCTGGACTTACAAAACCGAACTGGAGGAGGGTATTCGGCTGTCGTATCGGGATTTTCTGGAAAATCCCATGCGAGCCGAACGATAA
- the gmd gene encoding GDP-mannose 4,6-dehydratase — protein sequence MKAALITGITGQDGSFLAEFLLEKGYDVHGTIRRSSVDFRERIAHLEGLPHFHLHYADLGDSMSLLQVIGKIRPDEIYNLAAQSHVQVSFDAPEFTADVDATGVLRILEAVRQCGLADTCRIYQASTSELYGKVEEVPQNENTPFHPYSPYAVAKLYGYWIVKEYREAYGMFCCSGILFNHESERRGETFVTRKITLAAARIAQGKQDKLYLGNLSSLRDWGYAKDYVECMWLILQNKTPEDFVIATGEQHSVREFCYLAFKYAGIELEFVGEGEDEKGIDKATGKVLVEVSPDFYRPTDVVNLWGDPTKAKAELGWNPTRTSFEQLVRIMVDADMAKVAVERAGEEIRTNLAEYLEKGIVK from the coding sequence ATGAAAGCAGCCTTAATCACCGGGATTACAGGTCAGGACGGATCGTTTCTGGCGGAATTTTTATTGGAAAAAGGCTATGACGTACATGGTACCATACGTCGTTCCTCCGTAGATTTTCGGGAGCGGATTGCCCATTTGGAGGGTCTGCCGCATTTCCATCTGCACTATGCCGATCTGGGTGACTCGATGAGTCTGTTGCAGGTCATTGGCAAGATCCGTCCGGATGAAATCTATAACCTTGCAGCCCAAAGTCATGTTCAGGTGTCGTTCGACGCTCCGGAGTTTACAGCCGATGTCGACGCCACGGGCGTACTGCGCATTCTGGAAGCCGTGCGTCAATGCGGTCTTGCCGATACATGTCGCATTTATCAGGCCTCGACCTCGGAACTCTACGGCAAGGTGGAGGAAGTACCGCAGAATGAAAACACCCCGTTCCATCCTTACTCGCCTTATGCCGTGGCGAAACTCTACGGCTACTGGATCGTCAAGGAGTACCGCGAGGCCTACGGAATGTTTTGCTGCTCGGGTATCCTGTTCAACCATGAATCGGAACGTAGGGGTGAAACGTTCGTGACCCGCAAGATCACCCTCGCCGCCGCCCGCATCGCTCAAGGAAAGCAGGATAAATTGTATTTGGGCAACTTGTCGTCGCTCCGCGATTGGGGCTATGCCAAAGACTATGTAGAATGTATGTGGCTGATTCTCCAAAACAAGACGCCGGAAGATTTCGTCATCGCCACGGGTGAGCAACATTCCGTGCGGGAATTTTGCTACCTTGCATTCAAATATGCCGGCATTGAATTGGAGTTTGTCGGCGAGGGCGAAGATGAAAAGGGAATCGACAAAGCTACGGGCAAGGTACTGGTCGAGGTTTCACCGGACTTCTATCGACCGACGGATGTAGTAAATCTCTGGGGAGACCCGACCAAAGCGAAGGCCGAACTGGGCTGGAACCCGACCCGGACAAGTTTCGAACAACTGGTTCGAATCATGGTCGATGCCGATATGGCGAAGGTGGCTGTGGAACGAGCCGGTGAGGAGATACGGACAAACCTCGCCGAGTATCTCGAAAAGGGCATTGTAAAATAG
- a CDS encoding WecB/TagA/CpsF family glycosyltransferase: MTEYYFNIRYEMDREMVHQAIKKRLEQPGANYICVADGVILNIANRNPDYLKVVNGGMFSICDSSYVPLYIRWIYYGKRYKQYCGSQIFMDIVKSWKYRMIFMGTSQTILDGLKANLQKENPDVAQMQFIELPFRKVEEFDYPEIARIVETDGADIIWIALGAPKQEIFMSRLKPYLHHGVMIAVGAAFKFFSGTEVSRAPQWMIRCHLEFVHRIFKEPRKQLSRCTGILGSLPRLLWQEWRRKRHNVHTGC, translated from the coding sequence ATGACAGAATACTACTTCAATATACGCTATGAAATGGATCGGGAGATGGTACATCAGGCCATCAAGAAAAGGCTTGAGCAGCCCGGGGCAAATTATATCTGCGTGGCAGATGGAGTGATACTCAATATTGCCAATCGCAATCCGGACTACCTAAAAGTGGTGAATGGGGGAATGTTCTCCATCTGCGACAGCAGCTATGTGCCGCTTTATATCCGATGGATCTACTATGGCAAGCGTTATAAGCAGTATTGCGGTAGTCAGATTTTTATGGACATTGTAAAGAGCTGGAAGTATCGGATGATTTTCATGGGGACCTCACAGACTATTTTGGATGGATTGAAAGCCAATCTGCAGAAAGAAAATCCAGACGTGGCACAGATGCAGTTCATTGAACTGCCGTTCCGCAAAGTAGAGGAGTTCGATTATCCGGAGATTGCCCGGATTGTTGAGACCGATGGCGCTGATATTATTTGGATCGCGTTAGGAGCTCCCAAACAGGAGATTTTCATGAGCAGGTTGAAACCCTATTTGCATCATGGTGTTATGATTGCTGTAGGTGCCGCGTTCAAATTCTTCAGCGGGACGGAGGTTTCGCGTGCCCCTCAGTGGATGATCCGTTGTCACCTTGAGTTTGTGCACCGTATCTTTAAGGAACCGCGTAAACAACTCTCCCGATGCACAGGTATTCTTGGCTCGCTGCCTCGCCTTCTGTGGCAGGAATGGCGGCGTAAGCGGCACAATGTCCATACAGGATGTTAA
- a CDS encoding glycosyltransferase — MRKIAIINSDPMDCSYGGVAPFMRNMHPFLSKKYDVEYFTIPTSWTNKFIPGRIKLMISLVIRRKELKSCDFILSHVPEGSFVASFTGKPYCHIYHGNDNPMTQSRYRLGKYFRGLFNIFFKRIEKTSCLKYTVGPAFADRKKLFNPICHNVSIKPYALRKGFIFAGRLEQIKNVDRIILIYSRLPEDIKEEHHLYIAGYGTQETTLKELVKKIGLSDYVKFLGNMPNKEIVEIDSTKRIFLMASTQEGLPTAIAEALSVGVPVISTNPGDIGLVLKNNKNGFIFPLDFKDEEYVDAILTILNDYDRFSKSAKESSAVFESGKITREVIDNIEKILDQA; from the coding sequence ATGAGAAAAATAGCAATAATAAACAGTGATCCCATGGATTGCAGCTATGGAGGAGTTGCTCCATTCATGCGAAATATGCATCCGTTTTTAAGCAAGAAATATGATGTTGAGTATTTCACGATACCGACATCCTGGACCAACAAGTTCATCCCCGGTAGAATCAAACTGATGATTTCTCTGGTAATACGCCGTAAGGAACTGAAGTCATGTGATTTCATATTGAGCCATGTCCCAGAAGGTTCGTTTGTTGCATCGTTTACAGGAAAACCTTATTGCCATATATATCATGGCAACGACAATCCGATGACCCAGTCGAGATATCGATTAGGTAAGTATTTCCGTGGCCTTTTCAATATCTTTTTCAAACGGATAGAGAAAACCTCCTGTCTTAAATACACCGTCGGACCAGCTTTTGCTGATAGGAAGAAGTTATTCAATCCCATATGTCATAATGTGTCGATAAAACCATATGCCTTAAGAAAAGGTTTCATTTTTGCCGGGCGGTTAGAGCAGATCAAGAACGTCGACAGAATTATACTCATCTACTCCAGACTTCCGGAAGATATAAAAGAAGAACATCATCTTTATATAGCTGGCTATGGCACACAGGAGACGACTTTAAAAGAGTTGGTAAAAAAAATAGGTCTCTCTGATTATGTCAAATTCCTTGGGAACATGCCCAATAAGGAAATTGTAGAAATCGATTCCACCAAACGGATTTTTCTGATGGCATCAACTCAAGAAGGACTGCCCACAGCCATTGCGGAAGCTCTGTCTGTTGGAGTTCCAGTCATATCCACCAATCCCGGAGACATTGGTTTAGTATTAAAAAACAATAAAAATGGTTTTATATTTCCGTTAGATTTCAAAGACGAGGAGTATGTGGATGCCATCCTGACCATATTAAATGATTATGACAGATTTTCAAAATCTGCCAAGGAATCATCTGCTGTTTTTGAAAGTGGGAAAATCACTAGAGAAGTCATTGACAATATTGAAAAAATATTAGATCAAGCATAA